ccctgcaatgtcattctaaacataaggaatcacatcattgaaatcttaaagcaataagataataaatgattaattcagaagaatttgaataaataatcattacatttgacagagtaatctgaatgttaatgaGTTAAAGCAATTAAGAAGTCAGTTTGCAGCATCTTCAGATATTAACAAAGATCACTTTTGATGGAGATATACcagtagaaatatttattaagagTAATATACGAGAAGAAGGAAAACATTTGTGTACTGTGacgagagaaaggaaaatgaTGGAAAATGAATTATATCTGAGTGAAGTTAAATGTAAAAGAGAGTCTGAAGAAATTGACTTTTCTGAtgaggaaaagaatgaaaagggcAAAACAGCATttgagtgtgatatctgtggtaaaatatTATCTCAGAAAGGTAGCTTAGTTATTCaccgacgtattcatacaggagagaagtcaTATCACTGTGacgtttgtggtaaatcattttttgATACTCATCATTTAACtattcacaaacgcattcatacaggagtgaaatcatatcgctgtgatatctgtggtaaatccttctctcaaagTTATAACTTAACTaggcacaaatacattcatacaggagaaaaacgatatcactgtgatatctgtggtaaatccttctctgaaATTAGTAAAGTAACTattcacaagcgtgttcatacaggagaaaaaccatgtcactgtgatatttgtggtaaatcattctttgatAAAAGTTACTTAACtagacacatacgtattcacacaggtgaaaagccatatcagtgtgatatctgtggtaaatctttctctgaaacTAGTCCCTTAACTATGCACAAGCGTActgttcacacaggagaaaaaccacatcgctgtgaaatctgtggtaaatcattctctcaaaataatgCCTTGACtattcacaaacgcattcatacaggagagaagccatatacatgtgatatctgtggtaaatcgttctccaGAAGCTATGCCTTACCTCGTCACAGACGCATTCATACTGAAgtgaagccatatcattgtgatatctgtgctgaatcattctctgaaagtggtaGCTTAACTaagcacaagcgtattcatactgaagagaaaccatatcattgtgatatctgtggtgaatcattctccgATGGACACAAGTTAACTGTTCACAAATACAGTCATTCAGGCgtgaagccatatcactgtgaaatctgtggtaaatcattctctgacaatGGTCACTTAACCAAGCacaggcgtgttcatacaggtgagaagccatatcattgtgatatctgtggtaaatctttctctgaaacTGGTAGTGTAACTAaccacaaacgtgttcatacaggtgagaagccatatcattgtgatacctgtggtaaatcattctctacatcCAGTATCTTATGTAAGCACAGACGCATTCATACTCCTGAGAAgcaatatcactgtgatatctgcggtaaatcttTCACTGAATCTGGTAGTGTGAcaaatcacaaacgtattcatacaggtgagaagccatatcactgtgaaatctgtggtaaatctttcactgAATCAGGTAGTGTAACTACTCACatgcgtgttcatacaggagagaagccataccattgtgatatctgtggtaaatccttctctacATGCAGTGTCTTAACCaggcacaagcgtgttcatacaggagaaaaaccatatcactgtgatatctgtggtaaatctttctctggtaGTATAACTACTCACCAGCGCATTCATTCAGGCgtgaagccatatcattgtgatatctgtggtaaatcattctctcgaaattatCACTTGACTCTGCACAGACGCATTCATACAAGAGAAGTCATATCACTGTAATGCCTGTAAGAATCGTTTTCTGAAATAGCACGTTAACTGGTCACAAACGTTTACATACAGAGGACATTTGGCAAATGATTTACTCATAAAAGCAGCTTAACTTCTAACAAGAGCATTCATATGACAGACAAACCGCTCCAGTGGTCTGTCATCGTTGTTTTCCTCTCCATTTTTGCCATTCTCTCATGGGTCagaaggaatttgttgaggtgaatTTTTGCTgtccagatgctcttcctgttgccaaccttcacctgtttcaaaCTAAAATATTTCCCCGTGACCTGACATGTTTTTGTGGCAGATTGGCGATGGACATTGCTTGCATGGCAGTGACACCCACAACTATCACACAGTCTCAAGGCAAGGATAtagtaacacgcacacacacattcataagccCCTCACACTTCTATGAAACATCCCCCTCTATCCTCTGTACCACTAatattcccccaccaccactaccttttgTGTATGTCCTCATACATCTCCATCACCAtccatttctctctatatatctatcattctctcctttcttttcctacTGGAATCGTCAGGTTtctcctctatagtaagacacTCGTCTTTCTCCTGCTGTTATACATCAACCTCCCAACTGACACAAAGCCATCCCCCTCGGTTCCACTCCCTCTGCGAACCAAGTGACTCTTTATCTTGCGAGCTACTTGGTGATCCCTGCTgatgctggtatcacataaaaagcacccaatgcactcagtaaagtggtcggtgttaggatgggcatccaaccatggaaatcataccaaagcagacaatggatcCTGGTGCATCTTTCTGCTTGACCAGTTCTACGCAATAGTATAAATCCAGATATCCATTTTGCAATGGTGTACAGCAGAGAGCGACTTCCATTCCTTGATATTTTGATTGAAAAACTTAGCAATCAAATGGAAACTGATATCACTGGAAACCCACACACTCAAAGCAATacggtttctgtggctggatgccctttgtaacaccaaccactcctagagtgtagtgggtgatctGAAGTGCTActgacatgggtgccatttgcatgactcCTGTAtgtgccatgactatgattttactTGGGTCGATGGGTCTTTTTTGcaaagcacagcatattgccaaaggtttcaGTCGTTTTTCATTACCTCTCTGAGGTCCTACATATGAAAGGTGCTTtccatgtgccactggcattggccaccctgcctctgtgaggcccaatgctcaacaTGTACTTTATACATGACGTGTACACGACGCCAGCATCGGCCACGACttcaatttcacttggtttgatgggacGTCTCAAATACAGCTTATCACTAAAGGTCTTCGTTactagtcattgcttccatgaggcccacaaacacacaagttCATCAAAAGTAACAACTTAAATCACTAAAATGAATACTGACAAATGCAAATTTATACTCAACGTCCGAAGTATGGAACATTCTTCAAACTACCGGAAGGTTCAGAATTCCATTTTAAACAAGAACACAGATTCATAATTGAGACTGATTTCACTTGTGCATCCAAAGATTTAAATCCTGGGACAAATTGTTCAGGATGTGAACACATAACAATAGAAAGAGCAAGGATGCCCCTCAGACAAAGAACAACACTTCATAAGGAATAGATTCATTTCCCAAGTTACAGACAttgtttatgagttttatttttcaagcacaacatccgaattttgaaagtttctactaccataacaaatgcatcTGTGTCTTACCAAGAAGTTTATAAAGAGCAAAGGAATGCTTCTCagtaaacaactctagactttTTTCTTTGCTTGTGAATAAGTGGTCACGTCTACAAATGATGGTGTCCCTGAGTCTTTTCAATGtgtttcagaaaacaattataaaaataatattttatctattctaaatgatcttgacattgtttttgactttacataaaatattctttacattctactgttgtttcattgtcatttatttacaagtattataaattttattggtaaaatatttttctaggaatgaattacaatttataacattgtttctatgggaaattattgctttgctttatgagttttccCTTTAGGAGCAATCTCCAGGAAGAAGTTAACTTATATATCAAGGCATTATTGTATCTGACATTATTTTGGCAGgcggccagcaatttcaggggaaggagtaagttgaaTAACCACATGGATCagcatgtgtgctttttacatgaactAGCACAAATGCTTCTT
This genomic window from Octopus sinensis linkage group LG27, ASM634580v1, whole genome shotgun sequence contains:
- the LOC118768190 gene encoding zinc finger protein 665-like gives rise to the protein MMENELYLSEVKCKRESEEIDFSDEEKNEKGKTAFECDICGKILSQKGSLVIHRRIHTGEKSYHCDVCGKSFFDTHHLTIHKRIHTGVKSYRCDICGKSFSQSYNLTRHKYIHTGEKRYHCDICGKSFSEISKVTIHKRVHTGEKPCHCDICGKSFFDKSYLTRHIRIHTGEKPYQCDICGKSFSETSPLTMHKRTVHTGEKPHRCEICGKSFSQNNALTIHKRIHTGEKPYTCDICGKSFSRSYALPRHRRIHTEVKPYHCDICAESFSESGSLTKHKRIHTEEKPYHCDICGESFSDGHKLTVHKYSHSGVKPYHCEICGKSFSDNGHLTKHRRVHTGEKPYHCDICGKSFSETGSVTNHKRVHTGEKPYHCDTCGKSFSTSSILCKHRRIHTPEKQYHCDICGKSFTESGSVTNHKRIHTGEKPYHCEICGKSFTESGSVTTHMRVHTGEKPYHCDICGKSFSTCSVLTRHKRVHTGEKPYHCDICGKSFSGSITTHQRIHSGVKPYHCDICGKSFSRNYHLTLHRRIHTREVISL